In Nonomuraea muscovyensis, one genomic interval encodes:
- a CDS encoding class II fumarate hydratase, whose protein sequence is MSEFRIEQDSMGEVRVPAGARWRAQTQRAVENFPISGRPLEPSHIAALGLIKAVAAEVNGELGVIDKDMAEAIAQAAADVAENEHDDHFPIDVFQTGSGTSSNMNANEVVAHLAQERLGRPVHPNDHVNASQSSNDVFPTSIHVAAATEVTYHLLPSLEHLAAALQAKAIQFDQVVKSGRTHLMDATPVTLGQEFGGYASQIEHGVVRVRSALGHVLELPLGGTAVGTGINTPPGFAEKAIAKLREATGIPFVEALDHFEAQSAQDSIVELSGQLKVVAVSLNKIANDLRWMGSGPRTGLAEINLPDLQPGSSIMPGKVNPVVPEATAMVAAQVIGNDAAITFAGASGTFELNVQLPVIARNVLESVRLLASVSRLLADRCVAGITANEERLREYAESSPSIVTPLNRYVGYEEAARIAKQALAERKTIREVVVERGHVADGTITEAQLDAVLDVLAMTRPAG, encoded by the coding sequence ATGAGCGAGTTCCGCATCGAACAAGACTCGATGGGTGAGGTGCGCGTGCCGGCCGGTGCCCGGTGGCGCGCGCAGACCCAGCGGGCCGTGGAGAACTTCCCGATCTCAGGACGGCCGCTGGAGCCGTCACACATCGCCGCGCTGGGCCTGATCAAGGCGGTGGCCGCCGAGGTGAACGGCGAGCTGGGCGTCATCGACAAGGACATGGCCGAGGCGATCGCGCAGGCCGCGGCCGACGTCGCCGAGAACGAGCACGACGACCACTTCCCGATCGACGTCTTCCAGACGGGCTCCGGCACCTCCTCCAACATGAACGCCAACGAGGTGGTCGCCCACCTCGCCCAGGAGCGGCTCGGCCGTCCGGTCCATCCGAACGACCACGTCAACGCCTCGCAGTCGTCCAACGACGTCTTCCCGACCTCGATCCACGTGGCGGCGGCGACCGAGGTGACCTACCACCTGCTGCCCTCTCTCGAACACCTGGCGGCGGCGCTGCAGGCCAAGGCCATCCAGTTCGACCAGGTGGTGAAGTCGGGCCGGACGCACCTGATGGACGCCACGCCGGTGACGCTGGGGCAGGAGTTCGGCGGCTACGCCTCGCAGATCGAGCACGGGGTGGTGCGGGTGCGGTCGGCGCTCGGCCACGTGCTGGAGCTGCCGCTGGGCGGCACCGCCGTCGGCACCGGCATCAACACCCCGCCGGGCTTCGCCGAGAAGGCCATCGCCAAGCTGCGCGAGGCGACCGGCATCCCCTTCGTCGAGGCGCTGGACCACTTCGAGGCCCAGAGCGCCCAGGACTCCATCGTCGAGCTGTCCGGCCAGCTCAAGGTGGTCGCCGTCTCCCTCAACAAGATCGCCAACGACCTGCGCTGGATGGGCTCGGGACCCCGGACCGGCCTGGCCGAGATCAACCTCCCCGACCTGCAGCCCGGCTCGTCCATCATGCCCGGCAAGGTCAACCCGGTCGTCCCGGAGGCCACGGCGATGGTCGCGGCGCAGGTCATCGGCAACGACGCCGCCATCACGTTCGCGGGCGCCTCGGGCACGTTCGAGCTCAACGTGCAGCTTCCGGTGATCGCGCGCAACGTCCTGGAGTCCGTGCGGCTGCTGGCGAGCGTGTCGCGGCTGCTCGCCGACCGCTGCGTGGCGGGGATCACGGCCAACGAGGAGCGGCTGCGCGAGTACGCGGAGTCCTCGCCGTCGATCGTCACCCCGCTCAACCGGTACGTGGGGTATGAGGAGGCCGCCCGGATCGCCAAGCAGGCCCTGGCCGAGCGCAAGACCATCCGCGAGGTGGTCGTCGAGCGCGGCCACGTCGCCGACGGCACCATCACCGAGGCCCAGCTCGACGCGGTTCTCGACGTCCTCGCCATGACCCGCCCCGCCGGTTAG
- a CDS encoding IclR family transcriptional regulator domain-containing protein has translation MEPAGTFERGLAVLRVLAADPGRRMRATDLVRATGLARSTVDRVVATLATLGHLRVEDRDVLLAGPLMALGEAYLSCGGLVETFGPHADALAEALDETVSLAVPDGDGVRLVGLFARRRTMSIAFRVGDLLAADRGAAGPALFDAPAPWAEDDQQMEPGLIAVAMPVRDGDGKAVCAISVVSHTSRHTLAGLRAHALPRLRDTVAAMETTLTGLTAPTTLTTTPATPATPATPAASAPAAPLASTADTVAASEAASVADSFRATKEELGAAYLQSLARGLAVLVALGSARGGLTLAGAARVTGLPRATVRRAVISLERLGYAAAEGTRFVLLPRVLELGYAHLSARSLGEIVHPHLADLVARVQESASVATLSGDDVVYVARVPTRSIMSVDITVGTRFPAYATSMGRVLLAGLPDERPAAIGPKPLTAHTLTTPGELAAAVRRARADGYALVDQELEEGVRSIAAPVRDRGGRVVAAVNVAAHAGRVTADELVRDVLPVLTETAARMTADLAHIRRPLP, from the coding sequence ATGGAGCCGGCCGGCACCTTCGAACGCGGCCTGGCCGTGCTGCGCGTCCTGGCGGCCGACCCCGGGCGGCGGATGCGGGCGACCGACCTGGTGCGCGCGACCGGCCTGGCCAGGTCCACGGTGGACCGCGTCGTGGCGACCCTGGCCACCCTCGGTCACCTGCGGGTGGAGGACCGCGACGTGCTCCTCGCCGGGCCGCTGATGGCGCTGGGCGAGGCCTACCTCTCCTGCGGCGGCCTGGTCGAGACCTTCGGGCCGCACGCGGACGCCCTGGCCGAGGCGCTGGACGAGACGGTCTCGCTGGCCGTCCCGGACGGCGACGGGGTGCGGCTCGTCGGGCTGTTCGCGCGGCGGCGCACGATGTCCATCGCGTTCCGGGTCGGCGACCTGCTCGCCGCCGACCGGGGCGCGGCGGGGCCGGCCCTGTTCGACGCGCCCGCGCCGTGGGCCGAGGACGACCAGCAGATGGAGCCGGGGCTGATCGCGGTGGCGATGCCGGTGCGCGACGGCGACGGCAAGGCGGTCTGCGCGATCAGCGTCGTCAGCCACACCAGCAGGCACACCCTCGCCGGGCTGCGCGCCCACGCCCTGCCCCGGCTCCGAGACACGGTCGCCGCGATGGAGACCACGCTGACCGGGCTGACCGCGCCGACCACGCTGACCACCACCCCGGCCACCCCGGCCACCCCGGCCACCCCGGCCGCCTCCGCTCCGGCCGCCCCGCTCGCCTCCACGGCGGACACCGTGGCCGCCTCCGAGGCCGCCTCCGTGGCCGACTCCTTCCGCGCCACGAAGGAGGAGCTGGGGGCCGCCTACCTGCAGTCCCTGGCCCGCGGCCTGGCCGTGCTCGTGGCCCTCGGCTCGGCGCGCGGCGGGCTGACCCTCGCGGGCGCCGCCCGGGTGACCGGCCTGCCCCGGGCCACCGTCCGGCGGGCGGTCATCAGCCTGGAGCGGCTGGGATACGCGGCCGCCGAGGGCACCAGGTTCGTGCTGCTGCCCAGGGTGCTGGAACTGGGCTACGCCCACCTGTCCGCGCGGAGCCTCGGGGAGATCGTCCACCCGCACCTGGCCGACCTGGTGGCGCGCGTCCAGGAGTCGGCGTCGGTCGCGACCCTCTCCGGCGACGACGTCGTCTACGTGGCCCGGGTGCCCACCCGGAGCATCATGAGCGTGGACATCACCGTCGGCACCCGCTTCCCCGCCTACGCCACCTCGATGGGCCGCGTCCTGCTGGCCGGCCTGCCCGACGAGCGGCCGGCAGCGATCGGCCCGAAACCGCTGACCGCGCACACGCTCACCACACCCGGCGAGCTGGCGGCGGCCGTCCGGCGGGCCCGCGCCGACGGCTACGCGCTGGTCGACCAGGAGCTGGAGGAGGGCGTCCGGTCCATCGCCGCTCCCGTCCGGGACCGGGGCGGGCGGGTGGTCGCCGCGGTCAACGTGGCCGCCCACGCAGGCCGCGTCACCGCCGACGAGCTGGTGCGCGACGTGCTGCCCGTCCTCACCGAGACCGCCGCCAGGATGACGGCGGATCTCGCCCACATCCGCCGCCCCCTGCCGTAG
- a CDS encoding CoA transferase subunit A, with the protein MRTSKVIATAEEALADVWDGASFAVGGFGLGGIPNVLIRALYDTGVTGISVVSNNCGVDGGGLGVLLAARRIARVTASYIGDNKEFARQYLGGELEVELTPQGSLAERLRAGGCGIPAFYTPAGVGTPVADGGLPLRHAPDGSIAVAAPPKEVREFDGVEYVLERGITTDFALVRAARGDRHGNLVFGKSSRNFNPVAAMAGRITIAEVEELTELDPDEVHLPGVFVQRVVALTPEQAADKGIERRTVSAPPARATARATVRAS; encoded by the coding sequence GTGCGGACCAGCAAAGTGATCGCCACCGCCGAGGAGGCGCTGGCCGACGTGTGGGACGGGGCCTCGTTCGCGGTCGGCGGCTTCGGCCTCGGCGGCATCCCCAACGTGCTCATCCGGGCCCTGTACGACACAGGGGTCACCGGCATCAGCGTGGTGTCGAACAACTGCGGCGTCGACGGGGGCGGCCTCGGCGTCCTGCTGGCCGCCCGGCGCATCGCCCGGGTGACCGCCTCCTACATCGGCGACAACAAGGAGTTCGCCCGGCAGTACCTCGGGGGCGAGCTGGAGGTGGAGCTGACCCCGCAGGGCAGCCTCGCCGAGCGGTTGCGCGCGGGCGGGTGCGGCATCCCCGCCTTCTACACCCCCGCAGGCGTCGGCACACCGGTCGCCGACGGCGGCCTGCCGCTGCGCCACGCCCCCGACGGCTCGATCGCCGTCGCCGCGCCGCCCAAGGAGGTGCGCGAGTTCGACGGCGTGGAGTACGTCCTGGAGCGCGGCATCACCACCGACTTCGCCCTGGTGCGCGCGGCGCGCGGTGACCGGCACGGCAACCTGGTGTTCGGCAAGTCGAGCCGCAACTTCAACCCCGTTGCGGCGATGGCCGGTCGGATCACGATCGCCGAGGTCGAGGAGCTGACCGAGCTGGACCCCGACGAGGTGCACCTGCCCGGCGTGTTCGTGCAGCGGGTGGTGGCGCTCACCCCCGAGCAGGCCGCCGACAAGGGCATCGAACGGCGTACGGTCTCCGCGCCTCCGGCACGGGCGACGGCACGGGCGACGGTGCGGGCCTCATGA